A window of Citrus sinensis cultivar Valencia sweet orange chromosome 7, DVS_A1.0, whole genome shotgun sequence contains these coding sequences:
- the LOC102612810 gene encoding uncharacterized protein LOC102612810 gives MFDRSLIVSVNTLNYPSCTLGFVNSYRTLSRTRLNSNPLLAMPPSSVLLQTDESGKFQESKKSFGSKAAPFCSDALLNQANTVGIVGGASVDSTLNLLGKLVQLSGEENDFPFLLCSDPLLNKELLSHERSSFSSLNCKGGGVQLDDSLIVENLRRKRVFLEKAGARCIVMPCHLSHIWHDEVCKGCSVPFLHVSECVAKELKEANMKPLEAGSPLRIGVLAKNAILTAGFYQEKLQHEGFEVVLPDKATMEHTLIPALDALNRKDVEGARNLLRIALQVLLVRAVNTVILASDDMQDLLPPDDPLLKKCIDPMDALARSTIKWVKSAEKGT, from the exons ATGTTTGATAGAAGCTTGATAGTATCCGTCAATACACTGAATTACCCATCTTGTACGTTGGGTTTTGTAAATAGTTATAGAACTCTATCTAGAACAAGATTGAATTCAAATCCACTGCTGGCTATGCCCCCATCTTCAGTTCTCTTACAGACAGATGAAAGCGGGAAATTTCAAGAATCGAAGAAGAGTTTTGGTTCAAAAGCAGCTCCATTTTGCAGTGATGCGTTGCTTAATCAAGCAAATACTGTCGGTATTGTTGGAGGTGCATCAGTTGATTCTACTTTGAATCTTTTGGGAAAATTAGTTCAACTAAGTGGGGAAGAAAATGACTTTCCCTTCTTGCTTTGTTCTGATCCTTTGTTAAATAAGGAGTTATTGTCACATGAGAGGAGTTCCTTTTCTTCTCTCAACTGTAAAGGTGGGGGCGTTCAGTTGGATGACAGTCTAATTGTGGAGAATCTGCGAAGAAAAAGGGTTTTTCTTGAGAAAGCAGGAGCTCGCTGCATAGTAATGCCATGTCATCTTTCTCATATTTGGCATGATGAGGTTTGTAAGGGGTGTTCTGTTCCTTTCCTGCATGTGAGTGAGTGTGTTGCCAAGGAGCTCAAGGAAGCCAATATGAAGCCACTGGAAGCTGGGAGTCCTTTGCGAATTGGGGTGCTCGCAAAAAATGCGATTCTAACTGCTGGGTTTTACCAGGAGAAACTGCAGCATGAG GGCTTTGAAGTTGTGCTACCCGATAAAGCAACAATGGAACACACATTGATTCCTGCCCTTGATGCTTTGAACAGAAAGGACGTGGAAGGGGCAAGAAACTTGTTGAGAATAGCACTTCAGGTACTACTGGTGAGGGCAGTGAACACTGTCATCCTGGCCTCTGATGATATGCAGGATCTTTTGCCTCCCGATGATCCTCTTCTTAAGAAGTGCATTGATCCAATGGATGCTTTGGCCAGGTCTACAATCAAATGGGTGAAATCTGCTGAAAAAGGTACATAG
- the LOC102612506 gene encoding disease resistance protein SUMM2-like — MGNLLSSFLSSPESFRSILSYVGGEAKYVWALQVNLDALQAELDKLIRTKDDLLNKVELVEQQQPRARRTNQVKGWLQRVQETVTKAVDLQNVRDQELDRLCLGGFCSKDLASSYYFGKKVVTLTEQVILLKNERGEIKDIAEMVPEDAAVELALERTVVGQESMLDQVWRCITDQEKNRGIIGLYGTGGVGKTTLLKQVNNKFCIEQRQHHFDVVIWGVVSREPKLDKIQDAIGKRIGLSAESWKDKSLEEKALDISNILSRKKFVLLLDDIWQPIDLTELGIPLQSLNVSSKVVFTTRSLNVCGSMEADEKIEVKYLVHDEAWRLFQEKVGEATLRCHSDILELAQTLARECCGLPLALKTIGRAMAYKKNPDEWKYAIKVLSTSPEKFPGMEENVFARLKFSYDSLPNYIIRSCFLYCSLFPEDYEVYKGDLIDYWTSEGFVDAFDEGYTIISDLLRACLMEEVNDNHVKMHDVIRDMALWIACKIDKEEENFLVHAGALLTEAPKIKDWEGFKRISLMENNITSLSAIPNCPHLRTLVLYRNRISMITDGFFQFMPSLKVLNLGFNIFLNKLPSGLSSLISLEHLDLSFTVIRELPEEMKALVNLRYLNLEYVYLNRLPLQLLCNFTKLQALRMLGCSNYSGEEEDRVFFKDAEPFMKELLCLENLDLLSFTFDSWHAFETFLTFQKLLSCTESLELTKLYTPMSLNVLPLAYMKHLKNFLIQNCAFEELKIENAVEIQNLVQRGFRSLHTVFISDCSRLKELTWLVFAPNLKNIDVQNCNNMEEIISPGKLSEASEIKERQNFLAELEFLCLKDLENLESIYFDPLPFPQLKEIEVTGCPKLKKLPLDSTRAMGHKIVVKGNIEWWVELQWEDRVTQRVFSTCFDPMEIVF; from the coding sequence ATGGGTAACCTGCTCTCAAGCTTCTTATCATCGCCTGAATCATTTCGTTCCATTTTGTCATACGTTGGTGGAGAAGCTAAATACGTATGGGCTCTCCAAGTCAATCTTGACGCCTTGCAGGCTGAACTCGACAAATTGATTCGAACAAAAGACGATCTGCTGAACAAGGTTGAGCTTGTTGAACAACAACAACCTCGAGCCAGACGGACGAATCAGGTCAAAGGCTGGCTTCAGAGGGTGCAAGAGACGGTAACCAAAGCTGTTGACCTGCAAAATGTGAGAGATCAAGAACTTGATAGACTCTGTCTTGGAGGCTTCTGTTCCAAAGACTTGGCTTCAAGCTACTACTTCGGAAAAAAAGTGGTCACTCTGACGGAGCAAGTGATCCTTTTGAAGAATGAACGAGGGGAAATCAAAGACATTGCTGAGATGGTACCAGAAGATGCAGCGGTTGAATTAGCTCTTGAGCGAACAGTTGTTGGTCAAGAATCAATGCTTGATCAAGTTTGGAGATGTATCACTGATCAAGAAAAGAACAGAGGAATTATTGGCTTGTATGGCACAGGGGGAGTCGGCAAAACTACCCTTTTAAAACAAGTCAATAACAAATTCTGCATTGAGCAGCGGCAGCATCATTTTGATGTTGTTATCTGGGGGGTTGTGTCTAGAGAGCCAAAACTTGACAAGATTCAAGATGCTATTGGGAAGAGGATAGGTTTATCAGCAGAGTCATGGAAGGATAAAAGCCTTGAAGAAAAGGCTTTGGACATCTCCAACATTTTAAGCAGAAAGAAATTTGTGTTGTTATTGGATGATATATGGCAGCCCATTGATTTAACAGAATTGGGTATCCCTCTTCAAAGCCTGAATGTTTCATCTAAGGTGGTCTTCACAACTCGCTCTCTTAATGTTTGCGGTTCAATGGAAGCTGATGAGAAGATTGAGGTCAAATATTTGGTTCATGATGAAGCCTGGAGATTATTTCAAGAGAAAGTTGGTGAAGCTACTCTTAGATGTCATTCTGATATTCTCGAGCTAGCACAAACCTTGGCAAGAGAGTGTTGTGGGCTGCCACTTGCACTGAAAACAATTGGTCGAGCCATGGCCTACAAAAAGAATCCTGATGAATGGAAGTATGCAATAAAGGTCCTAAGCACATCACCTGAAAAATTTCCAGGTATGGAAGAGAATGTGTTTGCACGTTTAAAATTCAGTTACGATAGCCTGCCTAACTACATAATTAGATCATGTTTCTTGTATTGTAGTTTATTTCCTGAAGATTATGAGGTTTATAAAGGGGACTTAATTGATTATTGGACTAGTGAGGGATTTGTAGATGCTTTTGACGAAGGATACACCATTATTAGTGATCTTCTTCGTGCATGCTTAATGGAAGAGGTAAATGATAATCACGTCAAAATGCATGACGTGATTCGTGATATGGCATTATGGATAGCATGTAAAATAGACAAGGAGGAGGAGAACTTTTTGGTTCATGCAGGAGCTCTATTAACTGAAGCCCCAAAGATTAAAGACTGGGAAGGGTTCAAAAGAATATCATTGAtggaaaataatattacaagTCTGTCAGCAATTCCTAATTGTCCTCATCTCCGAACTTTGGTTCTTTACAGAAATAGAATTAGCATGATCACTGATGGCTTCTTTCAATTTATGCCTTCTCTTAAAGTATTGAATCTAGGGTTCAATATATTCCTAAACAAATTGCCTTCTGGACTTTCAAGTTTGATTTCACTAGAACATCTTGATCTGTCTTTTACGGTCATAAGGGAGTTGCCAGAAGAGATGAAGGCCTTGGTAAATCTTAGATATTTAAACTTGGAATATGTATACCTCAACAGACTTCCACTTCAACTGCTATGTAACTTTACAAAGTTGCAGGCACTCAGAATGCTGGGTTGCAGTAATTATagtggagaagaagaagatagagTTTTCTTCAAAGATGCTGAACCATTTATGAAGGAATTGCTCTGTTTGGAAAACTTGGATCTGCTGAGCTTTACCTTTGATAGCTGGCATGCTTTTGAAACATTCTTGACCTTCCAAAAGTTGCTGAGTTGTACGGAATCTCTAGAGCTTACAAAACTTTATACTCCAATGTCTCTCAATGTTTTACCTCTAGCATACATGAAACATCTCAAGAACTTTCTTATTCAGAACTGTGCttttgaagaattgaagattgaaaatgcaGTAGAGATACAAAATTTGGTACAAAGGGGTTTCCGCAGTCTTCACACAGTTTTCATATCTGATTGTTCAAGATTGAAGGAGTTGACATGGCTTGTTTTTGCTCCAAACCTCAAGAATATTGATGTTCAGAATTGCAATAATATGGAAGAAATAATCAGTCCTGGAAAATTGAGTGAAGCTTCAGAGATAAAGGAAAGGCAGAACTTTCTGGCAGAACTCGAATTTCTATGCCTGAAAGATCTCGAAAATTTGGAGAGCATCTACTTCGATCCCTTGCCTTTTCCACAGCTGAAGGAAATTGAAGTGACTGGATGCCCAAAGCTGAAGAAGCTCCCGCTCGATTCCACTAGAGCAATGGGACATAAAATTGTTGTCAAGGGAAACATAGAGTGGTGGGTTGAGCTACAATGGGAGGATCGAGTCACTCAAAGAGTTTTTTCTACCTGTTTCGATCCTATGGAGATAGTGTTTTGA